The following proteins are encoded in a genomic region of Oncorhynchus kisutch isolate 150728-3 linkage group LG6, Okis_V2, whole genome shotgun sequence:
- the LOC109892370 gene encoding Golgi phosphoprotein 3: MTSLTQRSSGLVQRRTEASRNAAADKERGSEDEDYEPRQEEEDEKGDSKETRLTLMEEVLLLGLKDREGYTSFWNDCISSGLRGCMVIELALRGRLQLEACGMRRKSLLARKVICKSDAPTGDVLLDEALKHIKETQPPETVQSWIELLSGETWNPLKLHYQLRNVRERLAKNLVEKGVLTTEKQNFLLFDMTTHPLTNDTIKQRLVKKVQESVLDKWVNDPGRFDKRVLALIFLAHSSDVLENAFAPLLDEQYDLAMKRVRLLLDLEPEAESTKAGANELLWAVVAAFTK, translated from the exons ATGACTTCCCTAACACAGCGAAGTTCGGGCCTGGTGCAGAGGAGGACCGAGGCCTCTCGTAATGCAGCTGCCGACAAGGAGAGGGGGTCCGAGGATGAGGACTACGAGCCACGCCAAGAGGAAGAGGACGAGAAGGGAGACTCCAAAGAAACTCGACTAACGTTGATGGAAGAAGTGTTGCTGTTGGGATTGAAAGATCGAgag GGATACACTTCCTTCTGGAATGACTGCATTTCTTCTGGTCTTCGAGGGTGTATGGTCATTGAACTGGCTTTGAGAGGAAGACTGCAGCTAGAGGCTTGTGGCATGAGGAGGAAAAGTCTGTTGGCCAGAAAG GTGATCTGTAAGTCGGACGCTCCTACAGGAGACGTGTTGCTGGACGAGGCCCTGAAGCATATCAAAGAGACCCAGCCCCCAGAGACAGTTCAGAGCTGGATAGAGCTGCTGAGCG GTGAGACGTGGAACCCATTGAAGCTGCACTACCAGCTGAGGAATGTCCGTGAGCGCCTGGCCAAAAATCTTGTGGAAAAGGGCGTTCTGACCACGGAGAAACAGAACTTCCTCCTCTTCGACATGACCACACACCCACTGACCAACGACACCATTAAACAGCGGCTGGTCAAGAAAGTCCAGGAGTCCGTCTTGGACAAGTGGGTGAACGACCCGGGGCGCTTCGACAAGCGTGTGCTGGCCCTGATCTTCCTGGCCCACTCTTCAGACGTGCTGGAGAACGCCTTCGCCCCATTGCTGGACGAACAGTATGACCTGGCCATGAAGAGGGTACGTCTGCTGCTGGACCTGGAGCCAGAGGCAGAGAGCACCAAGGCCGGCGCCAACGAGCTGCTGTGGGCCGTGGTGGCCGCCTTCACCAAATGA